A window of the Deltaproteobacteria bacterium genome harbors these coding sequences:
- a CDS encoding response regulator translates to MIDYTRILVIDSDTRARSRIREIMSAYPYSLEEASDGVEGLQKLIRFQPDLVLAATELPRMDGLHLCRQLRMIPSMQEIPLILMAAEQKDLCTLEGLQSGADDLIAKPVERLDLLARVERQLELWERFARLSSEREGLYLIQEMIHSLYAKETVHDMLFTLVLNVAEIMGVDRCSFVRVYEDRKTGIVEASSDNPALQHLKIDLQRYPEMIEVLNSREMLVIPDVGTEPIMVFVRRYLKETPYRSLVLVPVLAEDESVGTLLLCSARSNTPFTEQEIWFLETLVTAARPVIEHLLRNENNRGDFQVHEEEEVDWAFAGADNTQAMMEEVFRIKGGIDRLKKLREKLHRQNISRLSRK, encoded by the coding sequence ATGATCGATTATACCCGCATTCTCGTCATTGACTCCGATACCCGTGCACGGAGCCGCATCCGGGAGATCATGTCCGCCTATCCCTATTCTCTGGAAGAAGCCTCTGACGGGGTAGAAGGTCTGCAGAAGTTGATTCGCTTCCAGCCGGACCTGGTGCTGGCCGCCACCGAGCTGCCGCGAATGGATGGTCTCCACCTCTGTCGGCAGTTACGAATGATTCCGTCCATGCAGGAGATCCCGTTGATCCTGATGGCTGCAGAGCAGAAAGACCTCTGTACCCTGGAGGGTTTGCAGTCGGGAGCGGACGATTTGATCGCAAAACCGGTGGAAAGGCTCGATCTGCTGGCCCGGGTGGAACGGCAATTGGAGTTGTGGGAACGGTTCGCCCGGTTGAGCAGTGAAAGGGAAGGACTCTACCTGATCCAGGAGATGATCCACTCCCTCTATGCGAAAGAAACGGTTCATGACATGCTCTTTACGCTGGTACTGAATGTGGCTGAAATTATGGGGGTCGACCGATGTTCTTTTGTCCGCGTTTATGAAGACCGGAAGACCGGTATTGTCGAAGCTTCCAGTGACAACCCGGCGCTACAGCACCTTAAGATCGATCTGCAAAGGTATCCGGAGATGATTGAGGTCTTAAACAGCCGGGAGATGTTGGTAATCCCCGATGTTGGAACGGAGCCGATCATGGTCTTCGTTCGGCGGTATCTCAAAGAGACACCTTATCGGTCGCTGGTTCTTGTCCCGGTGCTTGCCGAAGATGAAAGCGTCGGGACACTCCTGCTCTGTTCCGCCCGGAGCAACACCCCCTTCACGGAGCAGGAGATCTGGTTTCTGGAAACCCTTGTAACCGCTGCACGACCGGTCATCGAACATCTCCTGCGTAATGAAAACAACCGGGGGGATTTCCAGGTCCATGAAGAGGAAGAGGTGGACTGGGCTTTTGCCGGGGCCGATAATACCCAGGCAATGATGGAAGAGGTCTTTCGTATCAAAGGGGGAATCGACCGGCTGAAGAAACTCCGGGAAAAACTGCACCGACAGAATATTTCAAGGTTATCGAGAAAATGA
- a CDS encoding LL-diaminopimelate aminotransferase has translation MTERQFQIANRLKGLPPYLFAELDRLKQAEIDKGVDVIPLGIGDPDQPTPQNILDAMHRAIDRPENHQYPSYQGMSSFREAVAGWYARRFNVSLDPACEILSLIGSKEGIGHIPFAFINPGDVVLVPEPGYPVYEIATLLAGGEPYRMPLLRENGFLPDLDRIPSEITERARLLFLNYPNNPTAAVASRSFFEKVVRFAREREIIVCHDAAYTEMYYDGKRPLGFLEVEGAKDVGVEFHSLSKTYNMTGWRIGFVCGAAPVIAGLGKIKTNLDSGIFQAVQEAGIEALGGDQSAVEGMRNLYQERRDTLIAGLRQSGLTCDPPTATFYLWLPVPSGHNSTSFTKLLLEKAGVAVTPGNGFGPSGEGYVRFALTVSKERLAEAAERIRKIL, from the coding sequence GTGACGGAAAGGCAATTTCAGATCGCGAATCGGCTGAAGGGACTCCCTCCCTATCTCTTTGCGGAACTCGACCGGCTCAAGCAGGCCGAGATTGACAAGGGGGTTGACGTAATCCCGCTCGGGATCGGGGACCCCGATCAGCCCACACCGCAGAATATTCTCGATGCCATGCATCGGGCCATCGACCGTCCCGAAAACCATCAGTATCCCTCTTATCAGGGGATGTCTTCTTTCCGGGAGGCCGTGGCGGGATGGTATGCCCGCCGGTTCAACGTCTCCCTCGATCCCGCCTGTGAAATCCTCTCGCTCATCGGATCCAAGGAGGGGATCGGTCACATCCCGTTTGCCTTCATCAACCCCGGAGATGTCGTTCTCGTTCCAGAGCCGGGGTATCCCGTCTACGAGATCGCGACCCTCCTGGCCGGAGGGGAACCCTACCGGATGCCGCTGTTGCGGGAGAACGGTTTCCTTCCCGATCTCGATCGGATCCCCTCTGAAATTACCGAACGGGCGCGGCTCCTCTTTCTCAACTATCCCAACAATCCAACCGCCGCCGTAGCCTCAAGATCTTTTTTCGAAAAGGTGGTCCGTTTCGCCCGGGAACGGGAGATCATCGTCTGTCACGATGCGGCCTATACGGAAATGTATTATGACGGGAAAAGACCTCTCGGCTTTCTCGAAGTGGAGGGCGCAAAAGATGTCGGCGTCGAGTTTCATTCCCTCTCCAAGACCTACAATATGACGGGCTGGCGGATCGGTTTCGTCTGCGGCGCCGCCCCGGTCATTGCCGGCCTCGGGAAGATCAAGACCAATCTCGACTCCGGAATCTTCCAGGCCGTCCAGGAAGCCGGGATCGAGGCCCTCGGCGGGGACCAGTCCGCTGTGGAAGGGATGCGGAACCTCTATCAGGAGCGGCGGGACACTCTCATCGCCGGGTTGCGGCAGTCGGGCCTGACCTGTGATCCGCCGACAGCGACCTTCTATCTGTGGCTCCCCGTTCCTTCGGGACACAACTCCACCTCCTTTACAAAGCTCCTCCTTGAAAAGGCCGGGGTCGCCGTCACGCCCGGCAACGGGTTCGGTCCTTCCGGGGAAGGGTATGTCCGCTTTGCATTGACGGTCTCAAAGGAACGGCTGGCGGAAGCGGCGGAGAGAATTCGTAAGATCCTGTAA
- a CDS encoding class I SAM-dependent methyltransferase translates to MERFCTILHEGTRPALLDLGAPCSSNINFFGKKGFKIFVEDFLQNYCEAGRRLSALPQLLNYSTAAFEGVFCWDIFDFLHPDDSPRMAERLHALLKPSGGLLALFYSRDDRIPRTIFRHKLTDSGQVLHEAVSGMGAQGHRYANREIMRIFSAFDIDKSFHHKSGYREYLFRKR, encoded by the coding sequence GTGGAACGGTTCTGTACAATCCTGCATGAAGGCACACGTCCCGCGCTCCTTGACCTGGGCGCCCCGTGCAGTTCCAATATCAACTTCTTCGGGAAAAAAGGATTCAAGATCTTTGTGGAAGATTTTCTGCAGAACTACTGTGAAGCGGGACGGCGGCTCTCCGCTTTGCCGCAACTCTTAAATTACTCCACGGCGGCTTTCGAGGGGGTTTTCTGCTGGGACATCTTTGATTTTCTGCACCCCGACGATTCTCCCCGAATGGCTGAACGCCTGCATGCTCTTCTGAAACCTTCGGGGGGACTCCTGGCCCTCTTTTACAGCCGTGATGATCGGATTCCACGAACGATCTTCCGTCACAAACTCACAGACAGCGGGCAGGTCCTGCACGAAGCCGTTTCGGGAATGGGGGCTCAAGGGCATCGGTATGCAAACCGGGAGATCATGCGGATTTTCTCCGCGTTTGATATCGACAAATCCTTTCACCACAAGAGCGGGTACAGGGAATATCTTTTTCGCAAACGATAG
- a CDS encoding DUF4388 domain-containing protein translates to MGFGPEAQVSEREALLWGNIHHFYFPKLLVYLEAAKKTGVLTVTCNRVIKRIFLQNGVPTAARSNLKSELFGEFLIARRVISREEQEKTLLAQRGTKNSFGAVLLREEIITAQDLFAYARRQFLTILFSLFGLQKGGFRFDERSLPQNLYCYKVSFSNMLLFGIRQIPNSETLGRMIGDLSQSPVPTDRFMEYEKLNFTAEELSVIRRIDGVRSIEAIVESTGLERATTLRTLLVLFCHSLVKFPFRKDRKEEEEDVVDLTASARSSLGMTSYDSTDEKEEQAVAGNDFLVSPEGIHASDTTEPAQDQLPPTTEKMIMEEAIPPRPVNAPEEKAKKGMDGEASGEEEAVEAPETPENRSHTGLIYLFLTVLAVCIGIFFLSPGRVQFMDRLLRPSPIAAQQEQNSPPTRASRMAAWTRRLQNTPPSEYTIQVEVGENLALLAQDMNRLPSGLDAMLVPYQEGKRKAYALLVGVFENRSEGQVILQQLPPAIRADRPLIKTMATIQKGLTPSR, encoded by the coding sequence ATGGGGTTTGGTCCTGAAGCACAGGTAAGCGAACGGGAGGCTCTGCTCTGGGGGAATATTCACCATTTCTATTTTCCGAAATTACTGGTCTACCTGGAGGCCGCAAAAAAAACCGGGGTCTTGACGGTAACCTGTAACCGGGTGATTAAGCGGATCTTTCTGCAAAATGGCGTACCAACGGCCGCCAGATCAAACCTGAAGTCGGAATTGTTCGGTGAGTTTCTGATCGCCCGCCGGGTGATCTCCCGGGAAGAGCAGGAAAAGACCCTGCTGGCACAGCGGGGAACAAAAAACAGTTTCGGGGCGGTTCTCCTCCGGGAAGAGATAATTACGGCACAGGATCTCTTTGCTTATGCCCGGCGTCAGTTCCTGACCATTCTTTTCAGTCTCTTCGGCTTGCAGAAAGGGGGGTTCCGTTTTGACGAACGGTCTCTGCCGCAGAATTTATACTGTTACAAGGTCTCCTTCTCGAATATGCTGCTGTTCGGGATCCGGCAGATTCCGAACAGTGAAACCCTTGGAAGAATGATCGGTGATCTCTCTCAGTCTCCCGTTCCCACAGACCGTTTCATGGAATATGAGAAACTCAACTTTACGGCGGAAGAACTTTCCGTCATTCGGCGGATTGACGGGGTCCGTTCCATTGAAGCGATTGTGGAGAGTACCGGCCTGGAACGCGCCACGACCCTGCGCACCCTGCTCGTTCTTTTCTGTCACAGTCTGGTTAAATTTCCTTTCCGGAAGGACCGGAAGGAGGAAGAAGAAGACGTCGTCGATCTGACGGCATCGGCCCGGAGTTCCCTGGGAATGACCTCCTATGATTCGACAGACGAAAAGGAAGAGCAAGCGGTTGCCGGAAACGACTTTCTCGTCTCGCCGGAGGGAATTCATGCCTCGGACACGACGGAACCGGCGCAGGATCAACTTCCCCCGACCACGGAGAAAATGATCATGGAGGAAGCCATCCCCCCCAGGCCGGTCAATGCCCCGGAAGAGAAGGCAAAAAAGGGCATGGATGGAGAGGCTTCCGGAGAAGAGGAAGCCGTTGAGGCTCCAGAGACCCCGGAGAATAGAAGCCATACCGGTTTGATTTATCTCTTTCTAACGGTTCTGGCCGTCTGCATCGGGATCTTTTTCCTGTCACCCGGGCGGGTACAGTTCATGGATCGTCTTTTGAGACCTTCGCCGATCGCGGCACAGCAGGAGCAGAATTCTCCGCCCACCCGGGCGTCACGGATGGCCGCATGGACCCGGCGTTTGCAGAACACTCCTCCTTCGGAATACACCATTCAGGTGGAAGTCGGGGAAAATCTTGCCCTCCTGGCACAGGACATGAACCGGCTTCCGTCCGGCCTGGATGCCATGCTCGTCCCCTATCAAGAGGGGAAGAGGAAGGCCTATGCGCTTCTTGTCGGGGTTTTTGAAAACCGATCCGAGGGACAGGTAATCCTACAGCAGCTTCCTCCCGCCATCCGGGCCGATCGTCCCTTGATCAAGACGATGGCAACGATTCAGAAGGGGCTGACACCCTCGCGATAA
- the rpsR gene encoding 30S ribosomal protein S18, whose protein sequence is MRPRDRKKGRKKKKVFFRKKICRFCENKIEVIDYKDIKLLRNFVTERGKIIPRRISGNCAPHQRRVTTAIKQARNIALLPFAEA, encoded by the coding sequence ATGAGACCGCGAGATCGAAAAAAAGGCAGAAAAAAGAAGAAAGTATTTTTCCGGAAAAAGATCTGTCGTTTCTGTGAAAACAAGATCGAGGTGATCGACTACAAGGATATCAAGCTCCTGCGTAATTTCGTCACCGAACGGGGCAAGATCATTCCCCGCAGGATCTCCGGGAATTGCGCTCCTCATCAGCGGAGGGTCACGACCGCCATCAAACAGGCGCGGAATATAGCACTGCTTCCCTTTGCCGAGGCCTGA
- a CDS encoding glycogen debranching protein, with the protein MTEPLIQSQIHFGREVLSDFSRSTALEWIETNGLGGYASSTVVGANTRRYHGLLVAGGEGFSRYVLLSKLEDFLITRGIRYNLSSNQYRETIHPGGHLLLDGFDRYPFPTFHYDLEGVRIKKEIFLPYGQETVVILYTMLSPGRAGRLHVRPLIAFRDAHALTRENPVLDNTVIMGTGKVSIHPYPGMPTLTFYHHRGTFAGPSYWYRDFHYPRERERGLEDVEDLFSPGEFVLPLTNNHPIALVITAGESDPQSAHLLREKELQRRRDLLLSLPVRDEVTELLTLAADQFFVRSRSHRSTVIAGYPWFADGGRETLISLQGLALCTGRHRDARAILRVTARRIQDGLVPNRTLEGTGEADYRAADASLHFLIAVDRYLCATRDGDLLKELFPVMEKIVAAYRQGTRYGIAMDAGDKLLHAGVPGLPVTWMDAKLEDWVVTPRQGKAVEINALWHHALQRMAAWSDGLGISRDYGWLAEEVRRNFARRFWYAEGGYLYDVIDTDNGPDASFRPNQITALALAPPLIGQERGRGILKAVRRRLLTPFGLRSLDPEDSAYRKHYEGSPWERDSAYHQGTVWPWWMGPLTDAFLRYCPEELNSSWLNPLIGQLSVYGVGTIGEVFDGDPPYHPGGCIAQAWSVAELLRSYLSLQDVFGGKGMKKSSVASPSVLS; encoded by the coding sequence TTGACGGAACCATTGATCCAATCACAAATCCATTTCGGCCGGGAGGTTCTGAGCGATTTTTCCCGGTCAACCGCACTGGAATGGATTGAAACGAACGGGCTGGGCGGTTATGCTTCCTCCACGGTGGTCGGTGCAAACACCCGCCGTTATCACGGCCTTCTCGTTGCCGGCGGCGAGGGGTTCTCCCGTTACGTCCTCCTCTCCAAACTGGAAGACTTTCTCATTACCCGCGGCATTCGATACAACCTGAGCAGCAATCAATACCGGGAGACGATCCATCCCGGCGGACATCTGCTGCTCGACGGTTTCGACCGTTATCCCTTTCCGACCTTTCATTACGATCTGGAGGGAGTACGGATCAAAAAGGAAATTTTCCTCCCCTACGGCCAGGAGACCGTGGTTATTCTCTACACGATGCTGAGTCCGGGGAGAGCGGGGAGGCTCCATGTCCGTCCGCTCATTGCCTTCCGCGATGCTCATGCCCTGACCCGCGAAAACCCGGTTCTGGACAATACCGTCATCATGGGAACCGGCAAGGTTTCGATTCATCCCTATCCGGGAATGCCGACACTGACCTTTTACCATCACCGGGGGACCTTTGCCGGTCCATCCTACTGGTACCGGGATTTTCATTACCCCCGGGAACGGGAGCGCGGCCTGGAAGATGTGGAGGATCTTTTCAGCCCGGGTGAGTTCGTTCTGCCTCTTACCAACAACCATCCGATTGCCCTTGTCATTACCGCCGGGGAGAGTGACCCGCAGTCCGCACACCTCCTGCGGGAAAAGGAACTCCAACGGAGACGGGACCTTCTCCTTTCCCTGCCCGTGCGAGACGAGGTCACCGAGTTACTGACGCTGGCCGCTGACCAGTTTTTCGTTCGGAGCCGATCTCATCGAAGTACCGTGATTGCCGGTTATCCCTGGTTTGCCGACGGGGGCCGGGAGACGCTGATCAGTTTGCAGGGACTGGCCCTCTGTACCGGACGTCACCGGGATGCCCGGGCGATTCTCCGGGTCACGGCCCGGAGAATACAGGACGGACTGGTTCCCAACCGGACTTTGGAGGGGACCGGAGAAGCGGACTACCGGGCAGCGGACGCTTCGCTCCATTTTCTGATTGCCGTCGACCGGTATCTTTGTGCAACACGGGACGGGGACTTGTTGAAGGAACTTTTTCCGGTTATGGAAAAGATCGTAGCAGCCTACCGTCAGGGAACTCGTTACGGGATTGCCATGGATGCCGGCGACAAGCTACTCCATGCCGGAGTGCCGGGTCTTCCCGTAACCTGGATGGACGCGAAACTGGAAGATTGGGTCGTTACCCCCCGTCAGGGGAAGGCGGTCGAGATCAATGCCCTCTGGCATCATGCACTGCAACGTATGGCGGCCTGGTCGGACGGTCTTGGAATTTCAAGAGACTATGGTTGGCTCGCGGAAGAGGTTCGCCGTAATTTTGCCCGACGTTTCTGGTATGCCGAGGGGGGCTATCTCTATGACGTGATTGATACCGACAACGGACCCGATGCGTCCTTTCGGCCGAACCAGATTACGGCCCTGGCATTGGCTCCTCCTCTGATCGGGCAGGAGCGGGGGAGGGGCATCCTGAAGGCGGTACGCCGACGGCTGCTTACCCCGTTCGGACTGCGCAGTCTTGATCCCGAGGATTCCGCTTACCGGAAGCATTACGAAGGGAGCCCCTGGGAACGGGACAGCGCCTACCACCAGGGAACGGTCTGGCCCTGGTGGATGGGTCCCTTAACTGATGCCTTTCTCCGGTATTGTCCGGAGGAGCTGAATTCTTCCTGGCTCAACCCGTTGATCGGGCAACTTTCGGTTTACGGAGTCGGAACGATCGGTGAAGTCTTCGACGGTGATCCCCCCTACCATCCGGGGGGCTGCATCGCCCAGGCCTGGAGCGTGGCGGAACTTCTGCGGAGCTATCTCTCTCTTCAAGATGTCTTCGGGGGGAAGGGGATGAAAAAAAGTTCTGTTGCGTCCCCCTCGGTTTTGAGTTAG
- a CDS encoding polymer-forming cytoskeletal protein, translating into MFERKEIFRKSESGSIPIPRTPSSDTGLSAKSVFIGQSIFIKGELTGNEDMAIEGKVEGHIRLQDHNVTIGSNGTIEAEIFAKNITIMGTVQGDVHAESLVEIKKTGMLTGDIVAPRVIIEDGARFRGSIDMETRASSAGSGSPKQESKGKENTAALAIENLKTKAEAS; encoded by the coding sequence ATGTTTGAGCGTAAAGAAATCTTCCGGAAATCCGAATCGGGAAGCATCCCCATCCCCCGCACCCCTTCCTCCGATACGGGTTTATCCGCCAAGTCGGTCTTCATCGGCCAGTCAATCTTTATCAAGGGAGAACTGACCGGAAATGAAGACATGGCGATTGAAGGAAAAGTGGAAGGACATATTCGGCTCCAGGACCATAATGTCACGATCGGATCGAACGGAACCATTGAAGCGGAGATCTTTGCCAAGAACATCACCATTATGGGAACGGTACAGGGAGATGTCCATGCGGAAAGTCTTGTGGAAATCAAGAAGACAGGAATGCTGACGGGTGACATTGTCGCTCCCCGCGTCATTATCGAAGACGGAGCCCGCTTCCGGGGCAGCATCGACATGGAAACACGGGCCTCCTCTGCGGGGTCGGGTTCTCCGAAGCAGGAGAGCAAGGGAAAAGAGAATACAGCCGCGCTTGCCATCGAAAACCTGAAAACAAAGGCGGAAGCCTCCTGA
- a CDS encoding 4-hydroxy-tetrahydrodipicolinate reductase yields the protein MIHAVVTGATGRMGQRIIRLLQDEEGIRLSGALERTDHPDAGKDIGELIGIGTQGIPLSTNVEDLLSGCDVFIDFTLPEATLPLFRKVSRAGISMVIGTTGFSDDQIALFRDAAAKTPHLLAPNMSVGVNLLFKILPEIAAALGPDYDVEILEAHHRFKKDAPSGTAVKLAEVIAKALHRNPETACVHGRHGLAGARTKEEIGMHAVRGGDIVGDHRVMFCGIGERVEIVHSASSRDTFARGAVRAAKWIVGKPAGLYSMLDVLEM from the coding sequence ATGATTCATGCCGTTGTGACGGGAGCGACCGGACGAATGGGACAACGGATCATCCGGCTGTTGCAGGACGAGGAAGGGATCCGTCTTTCCGGCGCACTGGAGCGTACGGATCATCCCGATGCCGGCAAGGACATCGGGGAACTGATCGGTATCGGGACCCAGGGCATCCCGCTGTCCACAAACGTCGAGGATCTTCTTTCCGGCTGTGATGTATTCATCGACTTCACCCTGCCCGAAGCTACCCTTCCTTTGTTTCGCAAGGTGAGCCGGGCCGGAATCTCCATGGTGATCGGGACCACGGGATTTTCAGACGACCAAATCGCTCTCTTCCGGGACGCCGCAGCAAAGACCCCTCACCTGCTGGCTCCGAACATGAGCGTGGGTGTCAATCTCCTCTTCAAGATCCTCCCTGAAATCGCCGCGGCCCTCGGACCGGACTACGATGTGGAAATTCTCGAAGCCCATCACCGTTTCAAAAAAGACGCCCCTTCCGGTACGGCCGTGAAGTTGGCGGAGGTCATCGCAAAGGCCCTCCACCGGAATCCTGAAACCGCCTGTGTCCATGGACGTCACGGGCTGGCGGGGGCGCGGACGAAAGAGGAGATCGGCATGCACGCTGTCCGGGGAGGCGACATCGTCGGAGACCACAGGGTCATGTTCTGCGGCATCGGCGAACGGGTTGAAATCGTGCATTCGGCCTCCAGCCGGGATACCTTCGCCCGGGGCGCCGTCCGGGCGGCCAAATGGATCGTCGGAAAACCGGCGGGACTCTATTCCATGCTGGATGTACTGGAAATGTAG
- the murA gene encoding UDP-N-acetylglucosamine 1-carboxyvinyltransferase — translation MERIIIEGGIPLQGTVRISGAKNAALPILAASLLSQELCSLSNVPDLRDVTTMERLLKGLGVEIDKTPSGTWRLDPTKITGFEAPYEVVRTMRASVLVLGPLIARFGRADVSLPGGCAIGARPINLHLMGLEKLGASLRIEKGYVCASSKRLEGTRIYLDLPTVTGTMNLMMAATLARGTTLIENAACEPEVRELADALGSMGARIEGAGTDRIEIEGVETLGGMDYSVMPDRIEAGTFLTAGAITGGNVTLSGCRPAHLEAVTEKLLETGVMMEVGPDELRVLPSGRLRAVDVKTGGYPAFATDMQAQFMALMTLAEGTSVITESVFENRFMHVAELRRMGADIKVQGNSAIVRGVHRLNGAPVMATDLRASASLILAGLAAQGRTIISRVYHLDRGYERMEEKFQGLGAAIRREKES, via the coding sequence ATGGAACGAATCATCATTGAGGGTGGGATTCCGTTGCAGGGTACGGTGCGTATCAGCGGCGCCAAGAATGCCGCTCTTCCGATCCTGGCCGCGTCCCTCCTTTCGCAGGAACTTTGCTCCCTTTCCAACGTGCCGGATCTTCGAGATGTCACAACCATGGAGCGGCTTCTCAAAGGACTCGGTGTCGAAATCGACAAGACCCCTTCCGGCACCTGGCGCCTCGACCCGACGAAGATTACCGGATTTGAAGCCCCCTACGAGGTGGTCCGAACCATGCGGGCTTCCGTGCTGGTCCTGGGTCCCCTGATCGCCCGGTTCGGGCGGGCCGATGTCTCCCTTCCGGGGGGGTGCGCCATCGGCGCCCGACCGATCAACCTCCACCTCATGGGACTGGAAAAACTCGGTGCCAGCCTCCGCATCGAAAAGGGGTATGTCTGCGCATCGAGTAAACGATTAGAGGGCACACGGATCTATCTCGATCTCCCCACCGTTACGGGAACGATGAACCTGATGATGGCCGCAACCCTGGCCCGGGGGACGACGCTGATTGAAAATGCCGCCTGTGAACCGGAGGTCCGGGAACTGGCCGATGCCCTCGGTTCCATGGGTGCCCGGATCGAGGGTGCCGGAACCGACCGGATTGAAATCGAAGGGGTCGAAACCCTCGGCGGAATGGATTACAGCGTCATGCCCGACCGGATCGAGGCGGGGACGTTTCTCACGGCCGGCGCCATCACCGGAGGGAATGTCACCCTTTCCGGTTGTCGTCCGGCACACCTGGAGGCAGTGACGGAGAAGCTGCTGGAAACGGGCGTCATGATGGAGGTCGGCCCGGATGAGCTTCGGGTTCTGCCTTCGGGACGGCTCCGGGCGGTCGACGTAAAAACCGGCGGGTATCCCGCCTTCGCCACGGATATGCAGGCCCAGTTCATGGCCCTCATGACCCTGGCGGAAGGAACAAGCGTTATTACCGAGTCGGTTTTCGAGAACCGTTTCATGCATGTCGCGGAACTGCGGCGCATGGGCGCCGACATCAAGGTCCAGGGGAACAGCGCCATCGTGCGGGGCGTACACCGATTGAACGGGGCTCCCGTCATGGCCACCGATCTTCGGGCCAGCGCTTCACTCATCCTTGCGGGACTCGCCGCGCAAGGTCGGACGATCATTTCCCGGGTCTACCATTTAGACCGGGGATACGAAAGAATGGAAGAAAAATTCCAAGGCTTGGGCGCCGCAATCCGGCGGGAAAAGGAGTCCTGA
- a CDS encoding DUF547 domain-containing protein, with amino-acid sequence MDFRTREGRMEALVLRNSRPAWIMLLVLLLLFCMAIKSAGAIPLPNEAWGKLLAGFVHEGRVDYDGIEAHPALLQQSLKEFSRITRRVYDKWSREQQLAHWINAYNLFTVKAVVDHYPPKGWNFLYPRISIRQISRVWDRKEYRTAGERLSLNRIEHQILRPLFREPRVHFALVCASLGCPPLPAQPYTGENLEVMLNRQVRIYLDDTDHGLHWDPATRTLSLSQIFSWFGEDFRGYTERHRLFRALPAKQRNALNFVWEYLPERIRKSLTAEPFRIHYMKYDWSLNGRP; translated from the coding sequence ATGGATTTCAGAACCCGGGAAGGACGGATGGAAGCTCTCGTACTCAGGAACAGTCGTCCAGCCTGGATTATGCTGTTGGTCCTCCTTCTGTTATTCTGTATGGCGATCAAATCCGCCGGGGCAATCCCTCTGCCGAATGAGGCCTGGGGAAAACTGTTGGCCGGGTTTGTGCATGAAGGTCGTGTCGACTACGATGGGATCGAAGCTCACCCTGCACTTCTTCAGCAGAGCCTGAAGGAGTTTTCCCGAATTACCCGCCGGGTATATGATAAATGGTCCAGGGAACAACAGCTCGCCCACTGGATCAACGCCTACAATCTTTTCACCGTCAAGGCGGTTGTTGATCATTATCCGCCGAAGGGATGGAACTTCCTTTACCCAAGGATCAGTATTCGTCAGATCAGCCGGGTCTGGGACCGGAAGGAATACCGCACAGCGGGAGAACGGCTCTCCCTGAACCGGATTGAGCATCAAATCCTTCGTCCTCTCTTCCGGGAACCGAGAGTCCACTTTGCCTTGGTCTGTGCCTCCCTGGGGTGTCCCCCCCTCCCTGCTCAACCCTATACCGGGGAGAACCTGGAGGTCATGCTCAACCGGCAGGTGAGGATCTATCTTGACGATACCGACCATGGACTTCACTGGGACCCTGCCACGCGGACACTCTCCCTGTCACAAATTTTCTCCTGGTTCGGGGAAGACTTCCGGGGTTACACGGAAAGACACCGCCTCTTCAGAGCTCTGCCGGCAAAACAGAGAAATGCTCTGAATTTCGTGTGGGAATACCTTCCGGAGCGGATCAGGAAATCGTTGACAGCGGAACCGTTCCGGATACATTATATGAAATATGACTGGTCCCTGAATGGCCGTCCATAA